In a genomic window of Leucoraja erinacea ecotype New England chromosome 8, Leri_hhj_1, whole genome shotgun sequence:
- the LOC129699888 gene encoding endonuclease 8-like 2, translating into MPEGPSVREFHGRCCRQLGAAVLRAAGGTRQVSVQRLEGRQLQQCQVSPHTPIDAPLLPPSPSPPRPGQPHCVFPQVHGKCLYLGFGDVRGADTGCPGSSGGSGDGAGSGGDTARDPRLWIRFHFGLFGRVRWDGLARAKRPNKRGDWADPVPRLLLHFPGGHLLAFYSCRLCECGCPRPDPSTDILEPRFNTDQALLALKAARPIGCILLDQRHFSGLGNIIKNEALYLCGIHPWCLGSQLAADTQRQLLQRLLHFTHDWLDRKRRRQRLQHHIYQRARCPRGHTVQRAQLGPPGGLSRPTWWCPVCQPLVPGPLG; encoded by the exons ATGCCGGAGGGCCCGTCGGTGCGGGAGTTCCATGGGCGGTGTTGCCGGCAGCTGGGGGCCGCTGTGCTGCGGGCGGCGGGGGGAACCCGCCAGGTGTCCGTGCAGCGGCTAGAGGGGCGGCAGCTGCAGCAATGTCAGGTCAGTCCACACACCCCCATAGACGCTCCCCttctacccccctcaccctcgcCACCCCGCCCAGGACAACCACATTGTGTCTTTCCGCAGGTCCATGGCAAGTGCCTGTACCTGGGCTTCGGAGACGTGAGGGGAGCGGACACGGGATGTCCCGGCAGCAGCGGGGGGTCCGGGGACGGGGCCGGCTCCGGGGGGGACACAGCCCGGGATCCCCGTCTCTGGATCCGCTTCCACTTCGGTTTGTTCGGCAGGGTCCGGTGGGACGGGCTGGCCCGGGCAAAGCGGCCCAACAAGCGGGGAGACTGGGCAGACCCGGTCcccag GCTGCTGCTCCACTTCCCCGGTGGGCACCTGCTGGCCTTCTACAGCTGCCggctgtgtgagtgtgggtgtccGCGCCCCGACCCcagcaccgacatcctggagcccCGCTTCAACACCGACCAAGCTCTCCTCGCCCTGAAGGCCGCTCGGCCCATTGGCTGCATCCTGCTAGACCAGCGACACTTCTCCGGGCTGG ggaacatcattaagaacgaGGCGCTGTACCTGTGTGGGATCCACCCGTGGTGTCTGGGCTCCCAGCTGGCTGCAGACACACAGAGGCAACTCCTCCAGCGGCTGCTGCACTTCACCCACGACTGGCTGGATCGCAAGCGACGGCGGCAGCGGCTGCAGCATCACATCTACCAGAGGGCCCGCTGCCCACGGGGCCACACCGTGCAGCGGGCACAGCTCGGACCCCCAGGGGGACTCAGCAGACCCACCTGGTGGTGCCCTGTCTGCCAGCCCTTGGTGCCAGGGCCCCtgggctag